The following are encoded together in the Flavobacterium haoranii genome:
- the ypfJ gene encoding KPN_02809 family neutral zinc metallopeptidase, which produces MKWQGRRQSDNVEDRRGMSTGGKAIVGGGALGIIILLLQLFGGETGQNLAPVLEQFNQGQQTEQVQERELTAEEKSMGEFAATVLADTEDIWTKIFQENNLGVYEKPKMVLFSGSVETACGGASSASGPFYCPADKKVYMDLTFFEELKNRFGAKGGDFAIAYVIAHEVGHHVQTLLGTSAKVRQLQQGKSEADANKLSVCLELQADFYGGLFAHYNNKYLEEGDIEEALSAAHAVGDDAIQSKMQGHVVPDSFTHGSSEQRMKWFMKGYKTGDIRNHDTFSEEL; this is translated from the coding sequence ATGAAATGGCAAGGTAGAAGACAAAGTGATAATGTTGAAGATCGAAGAGGAATGTCAACAGGAGGCAAAGCAATCGTCGGCGGTGGAGCTCTCGGAATTATAATATTATTATTACAATTATTTGGTGGAGAAACTGGACAAAATTTGGCTCCCGTTTTAGAACAATTTAATCAAGGTCAACAAACCGAGCAGGTTCAAGAAAGAGAACTTACAGCTGAAGAAAAATCAATGGGCGAATTTGCCGCAACGGTTTTAGCAGATACAGAAGACATTTGGACCAAAATATTTCAAGAAAATAATTTAGGTGTTTACGAGAAACCTAAAATGGTTTTATTTTCTGGAAGTGTAGAAACTGCTTGTGGTGGCGCTAGTTCTGCTTCAGGTCCGTTCTACTGCCCTGCTGATAAAAAAGTGTACATGGATTTAACTTTCTTCGAAGAATTAAAAAATAGATTTGGAGCAAAAGGTGGCGATTTTGCAATTGCTTATGTAATTGCACATGAAGTAGGTCACCATGTACAAACTCTTTTAGGAACCTCAGCAAAAGTGAGACAACTTCAACAAGGCAAATCTGAAGCAGATGCTAATAAACTTAGCGTTTGTTTAGAATTACAAGCGGATTTTTATGGAGGTTTATTTGCACATTACAACAACAAATATTTAGAAGAAGGTGATATTGAAGAAGCATTAAGTGCCGCACACGCTGTGGGTGACGACGCTATTCAAAGTAAAATGCAAGGTCATGTTGTTCCCGACTCTTTTACTCATGGTTCATCAGAACAAAGGATGAAATGGTTCATGAAAGGTTACAAAACTGGCGATATTAGAAACCACGATACCTTTTCTGAAGAGCTATAA
- a CDS encoding four helix bundle protein yields MHNFKELEIWKRSRLFCSSIYDITTQFPESEKFGLTNQLRRASVSIPSNIAEGSSRNSNKEFGRFLEIAIGSCYEIETQLLISLDLKFISSNNIEDLLVELNEIIKMIVRFKSILKI; encoded by the coding sequence ATGCATAATTTTAAAGAATTGGAAATTTGGAAAAGGAGTCGTCTATTTTGTTCTTCAATTTATGACATTACTACTCAATTTCCTGAATCAGAAAAATTCGGTTTAACCAATCAATTAAGAAGAGCTTCTGTTTCGATCCCATCTAATATTGCTGAAGGTTCATCAAGAAATTCAAATAAAGAATTTGGACGATTTTTAGAAATAGCTATTGGTTCCTGTTATGAAATCGAAACACAGCTATTAATTTCTTTAGATTTAAAATTTATTTCTTCAAATAATATCGAAGATTTACTAGTTGAATTAAACGAAATTATTAAAATGATTGTTCGATTCAAATCAATTCTAAAAATCTGA
- a CDS encoding ribosomal maturation YjgA family protein, with protein sequence MFRRNKDRIYYFGITLLIIALGILSRKIEGIPLFVGDILYAVMTYFGLKALFLASPKWTLLFSLLFCFTIEISQTIQWEWLTTIRRTTLGHYILGEGFLWSDLVCYTLGISCAYFIDTKF encoded by the coding sequence ATGTTTCGTAGAAATAAGGATAGAATTTATTATTTTGGTATAACGCTTCTAATTATTGCCTTGGGTATTCTTTCTAGAAAAATTGAAGGTATTCCTCTTTTTGTAGGTGACATTTTATATGCTGTAATGACTTATTTTGGCTTGAAAGCTCTATTTTTGGCTTCGCCCAAATGGACATTGCTTTTCAGTCTCTTATTTTGTTTTACTATCGAAATATCACAAACTATCCAATGGGAATGGTTAACCACTATTCGAAGAACTACTTTAGGCCATTATATTTTGGGTGAAGGTTTCCTATGGTCCGATTTAGTTTGTTATACTCTTGGAATTAGTTGCGCTTATTTTATTGATACTAAATTCTAG
- a CDS encoding L-serine ammonia-lyase, translating into MECISVFDMLKIGVGPSSSHTLGPWRAAERFLKELRKEKSIDLINRIQVDLYGSLSLTGKGHATDLAVMLGLSGADPEYIPVESIDVIISAIKNKHEIFLGNEIIIPFNPETDIIFNRNFLPFHANGLTFTAFFENDSYSLTYYSIGGGFVVTEDENNRNEEIKCAFPYPIDKASELLTYCEQENKSISEIVFANECSMRSEEFVHSELMRIWDTMLECMYIGCHTEGILPGGLNVRRRAYDMHKNLIGVLPYDNPYSWLQIIRQTEVKFRQILKWVSCFALSVNEVNASLGRVVTAPTNGSAGVIPAVLMYYMVIENHEANEKQIKKFLMVAGEIGSIFKKGATISAAMGGCQAEIGVSSAMAAAALCEVMGGTPEQVLMAAEIAMEHHLGLTCDPIGGLVQVPCIERNTMGAIKAINAAELALETDAKNAKVPLDKVVNTMWETAKDMNSKYKETSEGGLAVGVNLTDC; encoded by the coding sequence ATGGAGTGTATTTCTGTATTTGATATGCTTAAAATTGGGGTTGGCCCATCTAGTTCACACACTTTAGGCCCATGGCGTGCTGCTGAACGTTTTTTAAAAGAATTAAGAAAAGAAAAAAGCATAGACCTCATCAACAGAATACAAGTCGATTTGTATGGTTCACTTTCTCTTACAGGTAAAGGTCACGCTACCGATTTAGCTGTAATGCTAGGTTTAAGTGGCGCTGATCCCGAATATATTCCTGTAGAAAGTATAGATGTAATTATTTCTGCTATCAAGAATAAACACGAAATTTTCTTGGGCAACGAAATCATTATTCCTTTTAATCCAGAAACTGACATTATTTTCAATAGAAATTTTCTTCCATTTCATGCAAATGGACTAACTTTCACCGCTTTTTTTGAAAACGATTCTTATTCACTCACATATTACTCAATTGGTGGTGGATTTGTAGTTACTGAAGACGAAAATAATAGAAATGAAGAGATAAAATGTGCATTTCCTTATCCAATAGATAAAGCAAGTGAACTTTTAACTTATTGCGAGCAAGAAAATAAAAGTATTTCTGAAATAGTTTTTGCCAATGAATGTTCGATGCGTTCTGAAGAATTTGTTCACAGCGAATTAATGCGCATTTGGGACACCATGTTAGAATGTATGTACATTGGTTGCCACACAGAAGGAATTTTACCTGGCGGACTAAATGTAAGACGACGAGCTTATGACATGCATAAGAACTTAATTGGCGTTTTACCTTATGACAATCCCTATTCTTGGTTACAAATTATTCGTCAAACAGAAGTTAAGTTCCGTCAAATATTAAAATGGGTATCTTGTTTTGCTTTATCAGTTAACGAAGTTAATGCTTCTCTCGGTAGAGTTGTTACTGCTCCTACAAATGGAAGTGCTGGTGTTATTCCTGCGGTTTTAATGTATTATATGGTAATTGAAAATCATGAAGCCAATGAAAAACAAATAAAAAAATTCCTAATGGTTGCTGGCGAAATTGGTTCTATTTTCAAAAAAGGAGCTACAATTTCAGCTGCAATGGGTGGATGCCAAGCAGAAATTGGTGTTTCTAGTGCCATGGCTGCCGCTGCATTATGCGAAGTAATGGGTGGAACTCCAGAACAGGTTTTAATGGCTGCTGAAATTGCAATGGAACATCATTTAGGCTTAACTTGTGACCCAATTGGTGGCTTAGTTCAAGTACCGTGTATTGAGCGAAATACTATGGGTGCTATTAAAGCAATTAATGCCGCGGAATTAGCTTTAGAAACAGATGCTAAAAATGCAAAAGTACCTTTAGACAAAGTTGTAAACACTATGTGGGAAACTGCAAAAGATATGAATTCTAAATATAAAGAAACTTCAGAAGGTGGATTAGCTGTTGGTGTAAACTTGACCGATTGTTAA
- the nhaD gene encoding sodium:proton antiporter NhaD, with amino-acid sequence MIPILLAIAILGYCAVILESPLKINKTISALLTGSLCWITIAIFQNDQHEIATKLVEYFGEISGLLIFLLGAMTIVELIDLHKGFTVITSRIRTKSVYKLLWIVGLVTFFMSALLDNLATAIIMVTLLRKLMPKSNIRMILAGVVVIAANAGGAFSPIGDVTTTLLWIGGQVSASNIVFKLFIPALVTILVPIVIASLRMKGFAVLRVQMSMAQVKIEEKMRGSVSIFIAGVLGLLLVPIIKSLTGMPPFIGVLVSLSLVSLVSIIYHRNKTQEEKEKYSVTYALTKVDVSSILYFMGILLMVFALQEVHILSKLALFLEQHLPNNNSMVIAIGVLSSIVDNGSLVAATQGMFSLSEFPMDNQLWEFIALCAGTGGSMLIIGSAAGIAIMDKEKITFCWYLKNITPLAVAGYIAGIVTFLLIQLLIK; translated from the coding sequence ATGATACCAATACTTTTAGCAATAGCTATATTAGGTTATTGCGCAGTAATTTTAGAATCTCCTCTTAAGATAAACAAAACTATTTCGGCTTTATTAACTGGATCTTTGTGTTGGATTACAATTGCCATTTTTCAAAATGATCAGCATGAAATAGCTACTAAACTGGTTGAGTATTTTGGTGAAATTTCGGGTTTACTGATTTTTTTACTTGGTGCAATGACTATAGTAGAACTAATTGATTTGCATAAAGGTTTTACGGTAATTACTAGTAGAATTAGAACAAAATCAGTTTATAAATTATTATGGATTGTAGGTTTGGTAACTTTCTTTATGTCGGCGTTGTTAGATAATTTAGCAACAGCTATTATCATGGTAACATTACTTAGAAAGTTAATGCCAAAAAGTAATATTAGAATGATTTTAGCTGGAGTAGTGGTTATAGCTGCAAATGCAGGTGGAGCTTTTAGTCCAATTGGTGACGTTACAACAACATTACTTTGGATTGGTGGACAAGTTAGCGCTTCAAATATTGTTTTTAAATTATTTATTCCGGCTTTAGTTACGATTCTAGTTCCTATTGTAATTGCGAGTTTAAGAATGAAAGGTTTTGCCGTTTTACGAGTACAAATGTCTATGGCTCAGGTAAAAATAGAAGAGAAAATGCGTGGTAGTGTTAGTATATTTATTGCGGGTGTTTTAGGTTTACTTTTGGTACCAATTATAAAATCGCTTACAGGAATGCCGCCTTTTATTGGGGTTTTAGTATCGTTAAGTTTAGTTTCATTAGTATCCATTATTTATCACAGAAACAAGACGCAAGAAGAAAAAGAAAAATATTCAGTTACTTATGCCTTAACTAAGGTTGATGTAAGTTCCATTTTATATTTTATGGGAATATTGTTAATGGTTTTTGCATTACAAGAAGTTCATATACTTTCCAAATTAGCCTTATTTTTAGAACAACATTTACCAAACAATAACTCAATGGTAATTGCAATTGGCGTTTTATCATCTATTGTAGATAACGGAAGTTTAGTTGCAGCTACTCAAGGAATGTTTTCACTTAGCGAATTCCCTATGGATAATCAATTATGGGAATTTATAGCTTTATGCGCTGGTACGGGAGGAAGTATGTTAATCATTGGTTCAGCAGCTGGTATTGCTATAATGGACAAAGAAAAAATTACATTTTGTTGGTATTTAAAAAATATTACGCCACTAGCAGTTGCAGGTTATATTGCTGGAATTGTAACATTTTTACTGATACAGTTACTAATTAAATAA
- the panB gene encoding 3-methyl-2-oxobutanoate hydroxymethyltransferase — protein sequence MSVAKKDYKRITTKTLIEMKENGEKISMLTAYDYTMAKIVDAAGVDVILVGDSASNVMAGHETTLPITLDQMIYHAASVVRAAERALVVVDLPFGTYQSDPKEALRSAIRIMKESGGHAVKLEGGSEIKESIKRILHAGIPVMGHLGLTPQSIYKFGTYTVRAKEDAEAEKLIEDAKMLEKVGCFSVVLEKIPAKLAKRVAESISIPVIGIGAGNGVDGQVLVVHDMIGMTHEFHPRFLRRYMNLYEDMSNAIGQYVDDVKSQDFPNDNEQY from the coding sequence ATGTCAGTAGCTAAAAAAGATTATAAAAGAATTACCACTAAAACATTAATAGAAATGAAAGAAAATGGAGAAAAAATCTCCATGTTAACTGCTTACGATTACACTATGGCAAAGATTGTAGACGCTGCTGGTGTAGATGTAATTTTAGTAGGTGATTCTGCAAGTAACGTAATGGCTGGTCATGAAACAACTCTACCTATCACTTTAGACCAAATGATTTATCATGCTGCTTCAGTTGTAAGAGCTGCAGAAAGAGCTTTAGTTGTTGTCGATTTGCCTTTCGGAACTTATCAATCTGACCCTAAAGAAGCACTACGTTCTGCTATTAGAATAATGAAAGAAAGTGGCGGACATGCAGTAAAACTTGAAGGAGGAAGTGAAATTAAAGAAAGTATTAAAAGAATATTACATGCTGGAATTCCTGTAATGGGTCATTTAGGATTAACACCGCAATCTATTTATAAATTTGGTACCTACACTGTGCGTGCAAAAGAAGATGCAGAAGCTGAAAAACTTATTGAAGATGCTAAAATGCTTGAAAAAGTGGGTTGTTTTTCAGTTGTTTTAGAAAAAATACCTGCTAAACTAGCTAAAAGAGTTGCTGAAAGTATCAGTATTCCAGTAATTGGAATTGGTGCTGGTAATGGTGTTGACGGACAAGTTTTAGTAGTTCATGATATGATTGGTATGACACATGAGTTTCATCCGCGCTTTTTACGTCGTTATATGAATTTATATGAAGACATGAGTAATGCTATTGGTCAATATGTGGATGATGTGAAATCTCAAGATTTCCCTAACGATAATGAACAATATTAA
- a CDS encoding DEAD/DEAH box helicase yields the protein MQFTDLALHRSILEAIKEKGYETPTEIQQQAIPEILKGNDIVGCAQTGTGKTAAFAIPILDIIHPIVGSAKKRKFIRSVVVTPTRELAMQIQENFDEYGKYLNTRTLVLYGGVNQNPQVDALKEGVDIVITTPGRFLDLYKQGFISLDQMHHLVLDEADLMLDMGFINDVKKIAKLAPENRQTLLFSATMPFEIRVLADSFLKNPKYVIVDPVTSTSSNIKQSVYFVEKEDKKKLLAHIITEDNIEQAIVFVRTKHGADNVVKSLAKQNITAVAIHGDKSQSARIKALEQFKNKNVKFLIATDIAARGIDIEQLPIVINYDLPNVPETYIHRIGRTGRAQNDGKSISFCGKDEKTYWQDILKLTQAKIKEVSNHPFPWKDNQSQNSSSNENAPKKDFRNKNKSQSKNSSSKNSNSRKSDSSKKNKKRWY from the coding sequence ATGCAGTTTACAGATTTAGCCTTACATAGAAGTATATTAGAAGCTATTAAAGAAAAAGGATATGAAACTCCTACTGAAATTCAGCAACAAGCCATTCCTGAAATTTTAAAAGGAAATGATATTGTGGGCTGTGCTCAAACTGGTACTGGTAAAACTGCGGCATTTGCTATTCCTATTTTAGATATTATTCATCCTATTGTAGGTTCTGCTAAAAAAAGAAAGTTTATTCGTTCGGTAGTTGTAACACCTACTCGCGAATTAGCAATGCAAATTCAAGAAAATTTTGACGAATATGGTAAATATTTAAACACAAGAACATTAGTTTTATATGGTGGAGTAAACCAAAATCCACAAGTTGATGCTTTAAAAGAAGGTGTTGATATTGTAATTACTACACCGGGACGTTTTCTTGATTTATATAAACAAGGATTTATCAGTTTAGATCAAATGCATCATTTAGTGCTTGACGAAGCCGATTTAATGCTAGATATGGGCTTTATTAATGATGTGAAAAAAATTGCCAAATTAGCTCCCGAAAACAGACAAACACTTTTATTTTCAGCTACTATGCCATTTGAAATTCGTGTGTTAGCTGATTCCTTCTTAAAAAACCCGAAATACGTTATTGTTGATCCGGTTACGAGTACTTCAAGCAACATTAAACAATCGGTTTATTTTGTGGAAAAGGAAGATAAGAAAAAATTGTTGGCTCATATTATTACCGAAGATAATATTGAACAAGCTATTGTTTTTGTTCGTACCAAACATGGCGCTGACAATGTTGTGAAATCATTGGCGAAACAAAATATAACCGCAGTTGCCATTCATGGTGACAAATCGCAATCGGCTCGTATAAAAGCTTTGGAACAATTTAAAAACAAAAACGTCAAATTTTTAATTGCTACCGATATTGCAGCGCGTGGTATTGATATTGAGCAGTTGCCAATAGTTATCAATTATGATTTGCCTAATGTTCCTGAAACGTATATTCACCGAATTGGAAGAACTGGTAGAGCACAAAACGATGGTAAATCGATTTCTTTTTGCGGAAAAGATGAGAAAACATATTGGCAAGATATTTTAAAATTAACACAAGCTAAAATTAAAGAAGTTAGCAATCATCCGTTTCCTTGGAAAGATAATCAGTCTCAAAATTCAAGTTCAAACGAGAATGCTCCCAAAAAGGATTTTAGAAATAAAAACAAATCGCAATCTAAGAATTCAAGTTCTAAAAATTCTAATTCAAGAAAGTCGGATAGTTCAAAGAAAAACAAAAAACGTTGGTACTAA
- a CDS encoding DUF6056 family protein gives MFFKEKSHKLLFYLFVILAFWFSSSKHLSQTVFWATGGVYTFNLFIGTLWLYLFSIKNKSKQNLIFLVLISVLTALTTQNLILALLFFLIIKSFSKEGLFINTLLFIILLSGLLFLNFAPGNKLRVNEIDSNLIDNINGITLFKNLALVTFQYLKHSIFLFLTLLIVIAFFNKNINLKQYFFLPKNKKQFITLLQQNIYLIVAISTIIPFILIPSLASVRTSIYFVFFFILYFFKILSDSNIEIFNNRNVIKHLSFVLILMVFYSYNFILGFQLKNKLFYRATVLKEATEKTVTIKLIDKNEMPTLFRFREIKDQNDWVLSEIRKHFNCKEILIEK, from the coding sequence ATGTTTTTTAAAGAAAAGTCGCATAAATTATTATTCTATCTATTTGTAATTCTTGCTTTTTGGTTTTCTTCAAGTAAGCATTTATCTCAAACCGTTTTTTGGGCTACTGGAGGAGTTTATACTTTTAATTTATTTATTGGAACATTATGGCTTTATTTATTTAGTATTAAAAATAAAAGCAAACAGAATTTAATTTTCTTGGTCTTAATTTCGGTTTTAACAGCTTTAACAACTCAAAACCTAATTTTAGCTTTACTCTTTTTTTTAATTATAAAATCATTTAGTAAAGAAGGCTTATTTATTAACACATTACTATTCATTATCTTATTATCAGGTTTATTGTTTTTAAATTTTGCACCTGGAAACAAACTAAGAGTCAATGAGATTGATAGCAATTTAATCGATAACATCAATGGTATTACATTGTTCAAAAATTTAGCATTGGTAACTTTTCAATACTTAAAGCATTCTATCTTTCTATTCCTAACATTACTAATTGTAATAGCATTTTTTAATAAAAACATTAATTTAAAGCAATACTTTTTTCTTCCTAAGAACAAAAAACAATTTATTACACTATTACAGCAAAACATCTATTTAATCGTAGCGATAAGTACAATAATTCCTTTTATATTAATACCTAGTTTAGCATCAGTAAGGACTTCAATATATTTTGTTTTCTTTTTTATCTTATATTTTTTTAAAATATTAAGTGATTCAAACATTGAAATTTTTAATAATCGTAATGTAATAAAACACTTAAGTTTTGTTCTAATTTTAATGGTTTTCTATAGCTATAACTTTATACTTGGTTTTCAATTAAAAAATAAACTGTTCTATAGAGCAACTGTTCTAAAAGAGGCAACAGAAAAAACTGTCACTATAAAGCTAATTGACAAAAATGAAATGCCAACTTTATTCCGTTTTAGAGAAATTAAAGATCAAAATGACTGGGTTTTATCTGAAATACGAAAACATTTTAATTGTAAAGAAATTTTAATAGAAAAATAA
- a CDS encoding RluA family pseudouridine synthase has protein sequence MKILSNKDNLQVLHEDNHIIVVNKRVGDIVQGDKTGDKPLSDIVKEYIKEKYNKPGEVFLGVVHRLDRPTSGIVVFARTSKALTRLNETFKNRETQKTYWAIVKNQPPKDVDTLIHFLTRNPKNNTSKAHSKEVKDSKKASLSYSIIQKLNNYFALEIDLHTGRHHQIRCQLAAIGCPIKGDLKYGFDRSNPDGGIHLHARKLIITHPTTKETLTFVAPTPNDVIWKSIN, from the coding sequence ATGAAAATACTTTCTAACAAAGACAACTTACAAGTACTACATGAAGATAACCATATTATTGTGGTTAATAAACGTGTTGGTGATATTGTTCAAGGTGATAAAACAGGAGATAAACCTCTATCTGATATTGTAAAAGAATACATTAAAGAAAAATATAATAAACCCGGAGAAGTATTTTTAGGTGTTGTTCATAGATTAGACCGACCAACATCGGGAATTGTAGTTTTTGCCAGAACATCAAAAGCATTAACTAGATTAAATGAAACTTTTAAAAATAGAGAAACTCAAAAAACATATTGGGCGATAGTAAAAAATCAACCGCCTAAAGATGTAGATACTTTAATTCATTTTCTTACACGAAACCCTAAAAACAATACTTCAAAAGCACATTCAAAAGAAGTAAAAGATAGTAAAAAAGCAAGTTTAAGTTATTCTATTATTCAAAAATTAAATAACTATTTTGCTTTAGAAATCGATTTACATACTGGAAGACATCATCAAATACGTTGTCAGTTAGCTGCCATTGGCTGTCCAATTAAAGGAGATTTAAAATATGGTTTCGACAGAAGTAATCCCGATGGAGGAATTCATTTACATGCACGTAAATTAATTATTACTCATCCTACAACAAAAGAAACTTTAACCTTTGTGGCACCAACACCAAATGATGTTATCTGGAAATCAATAAACTAA
- a CDS encoding hydroxymethylglutaryl-CoA synthase family protein, producing MRVGIEAIQFDVPKIFLPIKDLATARNIEPAKLEKGLGLLNMSFLDVHQDVITLAANAVYKLIQQENIQLEEIARIYVGTESGLDNSKPIASYLVSILETEFGNGKLRNCDVVDMTFACIGGVDAFHNCLDFIRLNPNKKAIVVTTDNAKYDLNSTGEYTQGAGAIAMLLSSNPKVMTIDQTVGVSTEGVFDFFKPKQTISKELITAGKDNPEWFGILESEISIVKEQPVFDGQYSNECYINRIKEAYQHFKVESNQQKNLSNEWELILMHLPYCYQGRRTFIEIFTEENPDLLDQQEGENLKEKTRALSKSPEYLEFVTKKLYPAEVASGNIGNIYTGSIFLGLLSALYFALKNDRNIAQHKVGFIAYGSGSKSKVFEGTVQEDWKKTIEKTDLFNILENRVAIDFETYEKLHKKELKNSIIEPENEFVLDFIENTTATLLGARYYKRK from the coding sequence ATGCGCGTAGGAATTGAAGCCATACAGTTTGATGTACCAAAAATATTTTTACCTATAAAAGATTTAGCAACGGCTCGAAATATAGAACCTGCTAAACTTGAAAAAGGTTTAGGTTTACTTAATATGAGTTTTTTAGATGTACATCAAGACGTTATAACTTTAGCGGCTAATGCTGTTTATAAACTTATTCAACAAGAAAATATACAACTAGAAGAAATTGCAAGAATTTATGTTGGAACCGAAAGCGGATTAGACAATTCTAAACCCATTGCTTCTTATTTAGTTTCTATTTTAGAAACAGAATTTGGTAACGGAAAACTTCGAAATTGCGATGTTGTAGACATGACTTTTGCTTGTATTGGCGGAGTTGATGCTTTTCATAATTGTTTAGATTTTATCCGATTAAACCCAAATAAAAAAGCAATTGTAGTTACTACTGATAACGCAAAATACGATTTAAATTCGACTGGGGAATATACTCAAGGAGCTGGTGCTATTGCCATGCTATTGAGTTCAAATCCTAAAGTAATGACAATAGATCAAACAGTTGGTGTTTCAACTGAAGGTGTTTTCGATTTCTTTAAACCAAAACAAACTATTTCAAAAGAATTAATTACTGCTGGTAAAGATAATCCAGAATGGTTTGGAATTTTAGAATCAGAAATATCAATTGTTAAAGAACAACCCGTTTTTGATGGTCAATATTCAAACGAATGTTACATAAATAGAATTAAAGAAGCTTACCAACATTTTAAAGTTGAAAGTAATCAGCAAAAAAATCTTTCAAATGAATGGGAATTAATTCTAATGCATTTACCTTATTGTTACCAAGGAAGAAGAACTTTTATCGAAATTTTCACAGAAGAAAACCCTGATTTATTAGATCAACAAGAAGGCGAAAATCTAAAAGAAAAAACACGAGCTTTAAGTAAATCTCCAGAATACTTAGAATTTGTTACCAAAAAATTATATCCAGCAGAAGTTGCATCTGGAAACATTGGAAACATTTATACTGGTTCCATTTTCCTAGGATTATTATCTGCTCTTTATTTTGCCTTAAAAAACGATAGAAATATAGCACAGCATAAAGTTGGTTTTATTGCTTACGGAAGTGGATCAAAATCAAAAGTATTTGAAGGAACTGTTCAAGAGGATTGGAAAAAAACAATTGAAAAAACAGATCTTTTCAATATTCTTGAAAATCGTGTAGCCATTGATTTTGAAACTTATGAAAAGCTACATAAAAAAGAACTTAAAAATTCTATAATAGAACCTGAAAATGAGTTTGTATTAGATTTTATAGAAAATACAACTGCTACACTTTTAGGAGCACGATATTACAAAAGAAAATAG
- a CDS encoding Cif family virulence factor: MQKVIVFIAVLVSNLILSQNSEPKQVVDDFFFGFHSKDSIALQKVCHANMVLQTVTNANENSRLKTEVVSEFYKSIASIPAEVKVLEKIIDYKVQIDGNMAHVWTPYEFYVNDKLSHIGVNSFTMVLEPNGEWKIVHIIDTRRKKITK; encoded by the coding sequence ATGCAAAAAGTTATTGTTTTTATCGCTGTTTTAGTTTCGAACTTAATTTTAAGTCAAAATTCTGAACCAAAACAAGTTGTAGATGATTTTTTCTTTGGTTTCCATTCTAAAGATTCAATTGCACTACAAAAAGTTTGTCATGCTAATATGGTACTTCAAACAGTAACAAACGCAAATGAAAATTCAAGACTAAAAACAGAAGTAGTTTCAGAATTTTATAAATCAATTGCTTCAATTCCAGCAGAAGTTAAAGTACTTGAAAAAATAATTGATTACAAAGTTCAAATAGATGGAAATATGGCACATGTTTGGACTCCCTATGAGTTTTATGTAAATGATAAATTAAGTCACATTGGTGTCAACTCTTTTACAATGGTTTTGGAACCAAATGGCGAATGGAAAATTGTTCATATTATAGATACAAGAAGAAAAAAGATTACTAAGTAA